In Chelonoidis abingdonii isolate Lonesome George chromosome 9, CheloAbing_2.0, whole genome shotgun sequence, the genomic window GACCGCAGGCCGTGGGTCTGTCTCGGTGCTGCAGGGCTGTGCTGTCCGTGTCTAGCTCTCTTCCTCTCCGCCCCTCCAGTGCATCACCAGTCGCACGCGGCACATGAAGATCAACTCCTCTCTCCAGATGCCAGACCGCGTGCTGAATTTCATCAAGGACCATTTCCTGATGGACAGCGCCATCCGGAGCCAGCCGCTCCTGCTGCAGAGCCGCGTGCACTACCAGCAGATCTGCGTGCAACGCGTGCGGGGCCTGCACCACACCTACGATGTCCTCTTCCTGGGCACAGGTGGGTCTCCCTGGGGAGCTCATGAGGGCCAGCCAGCAGGGTGTTCCCAGCCCAGGTGAGTCTGCTCAGTGTCCCCGCTTTGTGCATTGCAGACGACGGGCGACTGCACAAGGCCGTGAGCGTGAACCAGAAAGTGCACATCATCGAGGAGATCTGCCTTTTCCATGCCGGCCACCCAGTCCACAAGCTGCTGCTGGACCAGAGCCAGGCAAGCCAGCAAGCATGATGGGAAACTCCTGCATCCTCATCCTGCCCTCCCTCAGCAGGCAACACCGGGGGGCTGGGGGCACATGACCCAGGGTGGGCgggatgggggagcaggagcCGTTCCCATACACAGCCTTGGAGCTGCCTTCTGCGTGGCGCTCTGCACAGCCATCCTCCCTGtcctgctgccctggggctgggcatgCCCCGAGGGGCCAAGTGCTCTCGGTCAGCCTAGGGGGCAAACCGAAGGAGCCAGGGCGAAGCCTGGGCTCACGTCTCCTCTCACCGCCGAATAGCTCCCAGCGTCGCTGGCTCcggcttcctccctccctgggtacGGTTTCCTGCACTGAAACAGGCTCATCAGGGAAAACCAACGGCCCCGTCTCCGGGGGGAGCCAGGTGACAGGGTCTGCGCTGCAGGTACTGCCCAGCATCAGGAACTGAGGCAAACTCCATCATCCCCAGTTTGGCTTTAGCAACAGAAACTCACAACCAGAGAGCAGCTCGACTCCGCCCTTCTGCCCCCACTGGGCTGCTCCATGGCTCctctggcctgctcagcccacaccctacAGCCTGTCTCCCCAGAGAGGTGCTCCCCCCCATACCCTGCAGGGGTAacacccccagcctgggggagTCAGCAGAGCCCACTTAACCTTTCCTGCCTGCCGACAGGGCGGGGATCTCAGACACAGACGACAGATAAATGTGGGTTTCACGAATGGCACCTGCCACATAGATCCCATCCAGTGACATCTCCTCGGTGACACACGTGTGTGCACACTCAGGCACACGCCCTTTGCTGGACCAGCTCTCAATCTGCTCTCTCCTGCACAGGGCCTGCTTTACGCTGCCTCTTACTCAGCAGTGGCCCAGGTGCCCCTCTTCAACTGCAGCCTGTacaggagctgtggggagtgCGTCCTGTCCCGGGACCCCTACTGCGCCTGGAGCGGGGAGGCCTGCCGCAGCGTTGCCCAGTACCACCTGCAGCTGCCGCTGCACCCCCAGTAAGTGCTGGGCTACTGGGCCTGGccagccccagtcctgcccctctcGGCCACCGTCGCCAGCTTCAGCCCCGCCCCTCTCAGCTGCTATCCCCAGCGCCAGCCCCTCCcgccgcccccagccccagccccaaccccgtCCAGATGCTGCCAGTCCGCTcggctcagccagccctgccccactcagcctgGCCAGCCCCACATTCACCCCTCTCAGCTCTCCACCCCCCCCACGCTCGGCCCTGCTCCtcgccccctccctgcacaggcCACGCTGACAGTGAGTCTCCCCCTGCAGATCCTGGGCCCAGGATATCGAAGACGCTGACACGGAGAGGCTCTGCCAAGCAGGCAACgtgtccctgcccatccccccactTCTCCGACCCCCAGGTAAGGAGGCCTTGGGGCAGGACTCAGCGGGGGTGGGGTTTGCAAgcctgctgtggggcaggggggggaggcGCTCTGGGACCTCTGCACAAGGATCCAAGAGGATCCCCCGTCTGTCCAGTCTAGCTGCCATTGCCCTCTGAAGGGTGGGTGATGTCACTGCCAGGGCCTGGCCAACTGGGGGCGCTCTAGGAGCACACATGGCTGCTACCCCCACCCCCGAGTGAGAACATGCCCCTGACATGCGCATAGACCCTGCTGTGGCCCGGAGCTGGGTCCCCAATGGCCACCCCATTCCCCCCATCATGGTGACACTGGGCCGTTGCTGGCCATTCCCACACCCCAGTCGCTGCCCCGCAGGTGCCCCGGGCCCAGtttgggcagggggaggcaggTGGCCGGAGCAGTTCCTGACCTGCCTGTGTGGCTTCCTCCGCAGCAGAGGGACCACAGTGCCAGCAGATCCGGCTCCTACCCAATGCGGTCAGGCCCCTGCCGTGCCGGCTTTTGTCCAACTTGGCCTCGCGGCTGTGGGTGCACAATGGGACCCAGATCAACTCCTCCTACCTGGTGCTGCCGGACGGAGCCCTCATCCTGGTGGGCAGCCAGGAGCGCCTGGGCACCTATGAGTGCTGGTCGCTGGAGGAAGGCTTCCAGAAGCTGATGGCGAGCTACTGCGTGGGGATGGAGGAGCTGCTCCCGGTGCTGCATGTGCCCCTGGACACAGCGGGCAGATCCCTGCCTGGCCAGGATGCCCTGGAGACCATCAGCACCTCCCGGAGCACCTCTGCCGTGGGCAGCATCTCCTCCTGGCGGGACGGCAAGAGCTACTGGCCTGAGTTCCTGGTCATGTGCGCGCTGTTCGGGgcggcgctgctgctgctggcactctTCGTGCTCTGCCGGCACCAGGACAGCATGAAAGCCTTCCTCAAGCAGGGCGAGTGCCCCAGCGGGAACCACAGGAAGGTGGGGCTGCCCATCGAGAGCCAGCCCCTCAACGGCAGCAGCCTGCCGAGCACGGTGCCCGACCACAAGGGCTACCAGGCCCTGACCGACAGCTCCATCAGCACCCCCCCGCATGCGCCCCCAGGCACCAGCCCGGCCTTCTCCCAGTCGGACAGGAGGCCCCTCAGCATCCGCGAGAGCTTCGTGGAGGTCTCTCCGGCCTGCCAGAGACCCCGGGTGCGGCTGGGCTCCGAAATCCGGGACTCCGTGGTGTGACCAGGCTGGGGACAGGAGCTGAGCCTGTGAGATGCACCAGCTCCAGCTCTACTGAGCCTTCCCGGAGACCTGTGCCATCCGGCCACAGCATGGCAGGGCTGCGTGGGGCTGGGCCACCACTGACCCTGGCTGTAACAATGACCCGCAAACTGCCCCGCGCCAAGCAGGGGAGGAGCGTCCCCAGCACGACGTAGCATGTTCTCCAGAGGGGTTCTCAGGGAGGTAGAGCCCCTCCGTGTATCTGGGGGGCACTCACACTCCCCTGGAGCcgttgccccagccctgccacccgtGGGACAGCTCTGGCAACCAGGGGCCATTGCTTGGCGCAGAAGCAGGGCGTTCCGGGAAGGCCCAGGGGCCCTGGAGCTGGGAGAGGTGCAGTGGGGACCTGTGAGCCTTAGTGGGGTGAAGCTGCCCACATGTGGCACATCTAACACTGCCGTGTGTGAGCAAGCTGCTGCCTGCACATGGAGCCCGTTCTGTGGCCAGGCAGGAGAGTTCATCTGTGTCATATCCCCCTCGTTCCCCATCCCGCTGTGATAGCCTGGCGCCTGCCAGGAGCTGGGTCTGGGCATGTTCTGTGCGTTTGTGCTTTGGGTTGTTTTTACTATGTGACAATGTGAACTGAGCCCTGGTGAGCACgtctgagcagcagcaggcgCTACTGTGGGAGTGCTGTCACCGTACCGGCTCACACCGTTTGTGGACGTTCTTGCACAGAAATGAGTTGTTGTCGTcagtctttttttatataaagtccACATGTCGTCTTGGTGAGCAGTGAGTGTGCGGTGCCTGGGCGCTGCCCACGCGGCCATGGGGTGTGATAGGGCTGTGAGCAGAAGCCCCTGCTCAGGGAATTGTAACCGCACAGATTGAAATTCTCCATGCTGGGGCTACCTCGGCCTGAAGGCTTTTGGGAAGTTTTAGCCGTTCGAGACCAGGGACAATCCATTGTAACATTTCTTGTAACCACTTGATTGCACAGCACTGGAGCTTGcagattttggagcaggaggtgAAATTGGGGCAGGAGGTCCCCCTGCTGCCTTTTACTTTCCCATGAAAACTTGGCCAGGAGGTAAGGCTGGAACATTCCCAGCGGGGCCGTGCGCAGTAGCCTGCTGAGAGCTTGGCAGCTCCATTCTCTGAAGATTGGTGTGCAgggagcatgctccagccccccaAGCTCCTGCTGCAGGCCATCTCCGCAGAACCCCGGagcaggccccagcccagggcagagggACTTTCTCTGCAGTTGCTCCTCCTGGGTGCTGCCcttcagagcagagagcaggtagACAGACTCTGCTGTGCTCCTGGCAGTGAGCGGGAGGATGAAGGGGCTTGACCCACGGCGGCGGGGA contains:
- the SEMA4B gene encoding semaphorin-4B; protein product: MIDGELYAGTVSDFQGKEPTIYRSQESRISLKTENSLNWLQDPAFVGSAYLRESLPLGSSEGDDDKVYFFFSETGKEFDFFENTIVSRIARVCKGDLGGERVLQRRWTTFLKAQLLCSRPDDGFPFNVLQDVFVLTPDERHWRDTVFYGVFTSQWNKGGPGSSAVCAFAMHDVQKAFGGFYKEVNRETQQWYTDTSPVPEPRPGACITSRTRHMKINSSLQMPDRVLNFIKDHFLMDSAIRSQPLLLQSRVHYQQICVQRVRGLHHTYDVLFLGTDDGRLHKAVSVNQKVHIIEEICLFHAGHPVHKLLLDQSQGLLYAASYSAVAQVPLFNCSLYRSCGECVLSRDPYCAWSGEACRSVAQYHLQLPLHPQSWAQDIEDADTERLCQAGNVSLPIPPLLRPPAEGPQCQQIRLLPNAVRPLPCRLLSNLASRLWVHNGTQINSSYLVLPDGALILVGSQERLGTYECWSLEEGFQKLMASYCVGMEELLPVLHVPLDTAGRSLPGQDALETISTSRSTSAVGSISSWRDGKSYWPEFLVMCALFGAALLLLALFVLCRHQDSMKAFLKQGECPSGNHRKVGLPIESQPLNGSSLPSTVPDHKGYQALTDSSISTPPHAPPGTSPAFSQSDRRPLSIRESFVEVSPACQRPRVRLGSEIRDSVV